Proteins from a genomic interval of Candidatus Nomurabacteria bacterium:
- a CDS encoding ABC transporter ATP-binding protein yields MKNDDVIMQVKNLTKIYDKKKVVNGIDFEVKRGEIFGILGPNGAGKTTTLEMLEALRQIDGGEALLDGVNVAKDPQKIKALIGVQPQTPAFAEKLKLTEIIDMFAAAYGEKVNAKEFLRDVDLEEKASAYSENLSGGQRQRLSIAAALVHGPKVFFLDEPTTGLDPQARRNLWGLIEDVRKKGVTVIMTTHYMDEAELLCDRIAIMDNGKIVALDTPKNLIKNLLKKGFKKEQTVEQANLEDVFIDLTGKDLRD; encoded by the coding sequence ATGAAAAATGATGATGTTATTATGCAGGTTAAAAACCTGACAAAAATTTACGACAAAAAGAAGGTAGTTAACGGAATTGATTTTGAAGTTAAGAGGGGCGAGATTTTTGGGATCTTAGGTCCAAACGGAGCTGGAAAGACTACAACTCTTGAGATGCTAGAAGCTCTTAGACAAATTGATGGCGGCGAGGCACTACTTGATGGAGTTAATGTGGCGAAAGATCCTCAAAAGATTAAAGCCTTAATCGGAGTGCAGCCTCAAACTCCAGCATTTGCCGAGAAACTTAAGCTTACAGAAATTATTGACATGTTTGCTGCAGCTTATGGAGAGAAAGTAAATGCTAAAGAATTCTTAAGAGATGTTGATTTAGAAGAAAAAGCCAGTGCTTACTCTGAGAATTTATCCGGAGGACAGAGACAAAGGTTAAGCATTGCGGCAGCGTTAGTACATGGACCAAAGGTCTTCTTTTTAGATGAGCCTACTACAGGGCTTGACCCTCAGGCTAGAAGAAATCTTTGGGGATTAATTGAGGATGTCAGAAAAAAAGGTGTAACTGTCATTATGACAACTCATTATATGGACGAGGCTGAACTACTTTGTGACCGAATTGCCATTATGGATAACGGAAAAATAGTTGCTCTAGATACACCAAAGAATTTGATTAAGAATCTACTAAAAAAAGGATTTAAGAAGGAACAAACTGTTGAGCAGGCTAATTTAGAAGATGTCTTTATAGACTTAACCGGGAAGGATTTAAGGGATTGA
- a CDS encoding ABC transporter permease → MIKKELFTIWVFAKLETFRTFRDKVALFFTFVFPLIFLFIFGGIFGGNNSVKFKVAVLNESKSDFSQGFVKQLTEDETFDIDKESTSLDLAKAKMDRGQLDATIVLPQNFGEKSGNNAYPSGEAQVIYNQNNEQAATTLTSVLGGAFEKVNAGFVKSETPFSVKAISTAKEGQRRFDYTFAGLVGFSILGLGIFGPTTVFPQMKQKGILKRLHTTTLKVRQYFIANALSSSIIGIVSVAMMFVAARIFFDLNMNGDYLSLMAIVVLGTITLFGIGLAIGGWAKNENQAAPLAQIVTFPMMFLSGVFFPRFAMPEILQRVSSFFPLTPVVDGVRLIVTEGRTIFDLGPQVGLLAAWIVIIYTIAFRAFRWE, encoded by the coding sequence ATGATTAAAAAAGAATTATTTACAATCTGGGTTTTTGCAAAGTTAGAAACTTTTAGAACATTTAGAGATAAAGTTGCTCTGTTTTTTACTTTTGTCTTCCCTTTAATCTTCTTGTTTATTTTTGGGGGAATTTTTGGAGGTAATAACTCCGTTAAGTTTAAGGTGGCAGTTTTGAATGAATCTAAGAGTGATTTTTCGCAAGGTTTTGTTAAGCAACTAACAGAAGATGAAACTTTTGATATTGATAAAGAATCTACTAGCCTAGATCTTGCTAAAGCTAAGATGGATCGAGGGCAATTAGACGCCACTATAGTTCTACCCCAAAACTTTGGTGAAAAATCAGGAAACAATGCTTACCCAAGTGGTGAGGCTCAAGTTATTTATAACCAAAATAATGAGCAGGCTGCCACAACCCTCACTTCTGTTTTAGGTGGAGCATTTGAAAAGGTGAATGCTGGCTTTGTTAAGTCGGAGACTCCCTTCAGCGTAAAAGCTATATCTACCGCAAAGGAAGGTCAGCGAAGATTTGACTATACTTTTGCTGGTCTTGTGGGATTCTCTATCCTGGGTTTAGGTATTTTTGGGCCGACTACAGTATTCCCACAAATGAAGCAAAAAGGAATTTTAAAAAGACTTCACACTACTACACTTAAGGTTAGACAGTACTTTATTGCGAATGCTCTTTCATCTTCAATTATAGGAATAGTCTCTGTTGCAATGATGTTTGTCGCAGCAAGAATATTCTTTGATCTCAATATGAATGGGGACTATTTAAGCTTAATGGCAATTGTTGTTTTGGGGACTATCACCTTGTTCGGAATTGGTCTCGCGATTGGTGGCTGGGCAAAAAACGAGAATCAAGCAGCGCCACTTGCTCAGATAGTCACATTCCCGATGATGTTCTTAAGTGGGGTCTTCTTCCCAAGGTTTGCAATGCCTGAGATATTACAGAGAGTTTCCTCATTCTTCCCTCTTACTCCAGTAGTGGACGGCGTAAGATTAATTGTTACTGAAGGAAGAACTATTTTTGACCTTGGCCCACAGGTAGGGTTGCTAGCAGCATGGATAGTAATAATCTATACCATCGCGTTTAGAGCGTTTAGGTGGGAATAG